ATCAACATCGGTAGATTCATGTGCGGCCGATGGGAGAATCGCGTGAACGTCTTGCTCGGACCTTGCTCGGGGGCCGCACGCCACGATGCCAACGAGTTGGCTCGCGCGGTCTGATGACAGCTGGTGCAAGCCTTGACCGTCTGCATCGACATGATCGCTTCGTAGTCGCTCGGGTGCATCGATTTGGCACTGTTGGCTAGCCCGACCAAGGCGACCAGCATCTGGTCGGCGTGTCCGCTAGGGCGATATCGTACGGCCAGTCGCAGCGAATCGCTGTACCAACCGCCGGCGGGCAACCGCTTGCTCGCATCAAACCGCTTCGGACGGGCGGGGGCAGGTTTGGCGGGGGCCGCTCCGGCCAAAGGATCGCTCAGAGGATCGCTTAACGGATCGGCCAATGGATCGTTTAATGGCTCTGCTAGTGGATCTGTCAGTGGATCGGAAGCCGGCCCCGACAGCGAAGGGACTTCCAGCGTGGGAGGCGCGGCCGGTTGCAGCATCGCCTCGGGAGCTTCGGTTTCTGGAACGCTAGGAATTTGTGCGATCTGTTCGACCGGCAGCTCTGGGCGTGGGACCGCCAGTTGGATGCGGAGCGGATTTTCGGGAACGATCTCCCAATCGGCGACTAATCGAATTTGCATCGCGCGGAGTGTTGGTGGGATCACGACCATCGGGCTCTCTTCGGGGAGCCAGTTCTTGCAAGCCGCTTCGATCAGTTGCGGCGAGAGCTTCGCCGCCAGCTGGCCTGTCGTCTGTTCATCCAGCCCCGTCGCCAGGCTCAATCGCTTGGCGATCGCGTCGTATCCCGTATCGGCCATTTCATTCATCAAACGACGCACTCCGGCGGCGATGTTTTTGGCATCAGCCAGGTCGTTGGCGGCGTTTGAATCCAGCCGGCTCAGATCGCCGTTGGCTGGCAGACGCTCCAATGCGGTGGCAACTTCGGGATCCGAACGCAACAGAAGTCGCACGACCGGTGGGATCTTGCCGTCGAAGATCCCCGTCGCGTCGGCGGGCCAGGATCCGGCGGGATGTCCGCCGCGAGTCATCGCCTCGGTGTCGAGCATCGGAAATTGGACGATCGCAAATCCTTCGGCGATCCCGACTTCTAATGACTTGTCGTGACAGCTGGCGCAGGCGACTTCAAACGATGCGGTCCGGCCAAGCTCGTGGTCGGCGGTCGGCTGGTGGCAGCGATTGCAATCAAACGTTTCGTTCTCTTGGGCGAAGTGTTTTCCGGCGTGCGACGCATGGTTAAATGCGATCTTGCCGCCGCGGCCGTAGGGCCAATCGGTCCATTGGGGATGGCCGTGCGTAAAGCTGCTGAATTGATTCTTGTGGCAGGTCTGGCATTGCTCGCTGGTCAGCGCCGACAGGTTTTGATGGCTGCCGTGATGTTCGCGGTGACAGGTGGCACATGCGATATCGTCGTTCGCGACCGCTGCTCCGGGAAGCATCGCGTGCCAGCTGGATTTATGTTCGGTCTGCGACAGGCTAACCAGTTGCAATTGCTCGGTCGAAAGGTTGTGTGCGTTCCGGGCTAGGCTGCGGTCAATCGTGTTGTGGTGGCAGTCCATGCACAATTGGGTTTGCGTCACGTTTTCGTGTGCGTCGCCGGCGGAGAAGAACCAACTGGACAGTGAGCCCTTGGCGGCGGGATGGCACGAAGCGCAGCGGTCGCTCTTCAGCTCGCCTCCCAGAATCTGGGCGTGCGGTTGGATCAGGCCGCCCGGCGCGAAGGCTTCGGTTCGCCAGCGGCCTCCCAGTGAGATCAGGATCATGCTGACTGCGGTGAGGAAACAGAGGCTGGTCGCCACGCGGCGCTTCGCCTTCCACGATCGCTTTGGCGTGCAGGGAGTCGGCTTGAGTCCGCAGACGCCCTCTTCGTTGGGGCCCGAGTCGCACTTGCCGCCCAAGCAGGCGGGGCGATTGCAGGACCAGGAGTCGCCGTTGGCGGTCGGCCGACAGGCGGACAACGCGGGGCAATCCCCTTTGCCCGACGGGCCGTGTTGGCAGGGCGTTCCGGCGTCGCTCCAGCCGCAGACCCAGTTGTCACCGGGGCGGTCGTCGCGTGGCGGTTGTGGCAGCGGTTGATCGCTTTGTCTCATCTATCAAGCTCCCTGGAACCGTAACACCATCAACACATGCACTACGATGAAGACCAACATTGCCACGGTCAGCGCGATATGAATCGCCAGCCACATCCGCATTCGCAATTGTGTCGCATAGTGATAATCGAGGTCGTCGCGGTTGCGAATGAGTGCCGCCAAACGGCCTGCGGCTTGTTTCACGTTGCTGGCGAAATAGCGATCCAGTTCGCCCAGTTCGGTCAGCAGTCGACGCTTGCGATGGCTGGTCGGGACCAACACATATGCGAGGCTCGGCCGCGTCGAAAAATAGTGTTGCAGACGCTCGCGATAAAACTTGGCGATCACCGGAACATCGCCCGTCTGGCCGACTTCGGTAACGATCTCCGAAGCGCGATCGGCGATGGTGCGTCGGTGCCAACCGAAGCGATCGAAGCGGTATTCCCCCGCGATAGCAGTCAGTCGTTTCGCTCCGCGGCGGCTGATCCAAACGCCATACAAACCGCTGCCGGCGACCGACAGGAAGAGCAGCGAAAGGGTCGATTCGAAAAAGCCCGAGGCGATCACGACGGGAACATGCATCAGATAGATCGCCAACGCAAACAGGCCGGTGTAGATGTGAAACTGAGTCCAAACACGGACCGGCAGGATCGGCAGCATCACCAGTTTTTTACGCAGCCCCAGCAGCATCAGCAGTCCGACACTGGCCAACAGAGTCCAGCCGGTCGCCATCGATGCGTGACCGAGTCGCTGGCGGATCAGCCAGGTGGCAACCGCTGCGATCAAGACAGCAATCGCTGTGATCGAGAGTGCGATCGTTCGTCGAGTTCGTTTGTGAAGCATTAGGGTTATCACCTTCGAGGGCTAACGGCGTCGGCTGATCCAATCGCTAAGATCTTCCAAGTTGCCCAGATCGATCCGGACCAAGGCGTCGTGTGGACAGGCGTTCTGGCAAGCGGGCCCCGAGGGTTGCGATTGGCAGAGGTCACATTTGGTGGCTTTCATGATCGGCAAGCCGGCCGATTCGTCGAAATACATCCGACCCTTGGGATCGCGCATCGTCCGCATCTGAATGTTTTCATAAGGGCACGACGCGGCGCAAGTGCCACATCCGATGCAGATGTTTTCGTGGACCGAGACCGTGCCGGTTTCGGAATGCCGTGAGATCGCTCCGGTGGGACAGCCGATCATGCAGACCGGGTCGGCGCAGTGCATGCAAGCCTGCGTAAACTGAATCCCATCGTTCGTTGGTCCGCTGCGTGTGAACCGCGGATTGCCGTCATGGGTCGTAGCACACGCTTTGACGCAATCGTCGCAGCGGGTGCAGGCGTTCAGATCGATCACCATCGCTTGGCGACCGTTGTTCAGTCGTTCCTGGACGATAAATTCCAACATTCCAGTCGGCACTTGCGACGCGATGTCGTGCCGGGCGCGGGCTTGTTGATCGTCGCGAGAGATCGGATCGGGCAGCTCGGTCCGCCGGATGTACGGAAGCACGTATTCCGCGACGACTTCGATCGGGATGTGCAACGTGTCGACAAAGCCGACAGCTCGCAAAGATTCCTGCAGCGTGACCGGAGCTTGATTGGAATCGCGGTAGGTGTTGTGAACGATCTCGCGGAGGCCAAACATATGGCCTTTGCCAAGATAAGCCAGCGTGCGATGCCCTTCACCGTAGCGAGAGCAGACGCGGGCGAAACCGCTGCGGATCAGCAACAGGTCGGTCGGCAGATGCCCTTCCATTGCGACAAGCGGTTCCGATTCGATCTGTTCGACCGGTTTCAGTTTCCGCGTGCGGCGGTAATCGGAATGCCATTCGAGTCGACCGAAGGAGCGCAACAGCGTCGCGTCGGCTACTTTTTGAAGACAGTTCTCCGGCAGGAAGCGGAACAGTGGCGTTTCCCGCAAGTGAATCATCAGCCAGTTGGTGCGGTAGTTTTGTTCCAGCTGTTGGGCCAAAACGCGATCGCGTCGCAACAGACGCAAGCCCTGCCAGCGGACTTCGACAAGCGTTGCATGGCTGTCGGCGACGACGGTCGCCGTCCGCGGGGCGCGATACATCGCCGCGACTTCACCAAACATTTCACCGGGGCCGATCTGGAGCGTTCGTTCGTGCGTGACGACGCCATCGAAGTCTTGCAAAAAGATCGACGCCGTATCGCCGTGCTGCTGGACTCGCGACGATCCGCCGGGCGTGATCTGATCGACGGTCCGGACCTCGGGAAATTGAGGCTGCTTCCAGAGTGCGGAGATCGCCGAGAACCAGCTCTTCTGTTTGGCGGTCGTGCGGCCGAGCGACTGCGGTGGCAATTGCCCCAACACAACGCGGACACTGCCGGCGAGGACCAGGAACGCACTGTTGCCATAATCCCCTTCGCGAACGATCACTTCGCCCGGTTGCACCTTGCGAATTCGGCAATCGTTACGGAGCACTCCATCCAACGGCGTGTTAGCCGGGAACGCCGACTTGTCCATTTCGGAGAATGGAGGCAGCGAACTGAGCCATTGCACGTCGCGCTCGAGCATGTCGGGATCAAAGGGTTGATCCCAACGCTGCGGTCTACGTATTTCGACGGTCGAGGTGGTTCCCATCCATGGGTCTCGCTGAAAGTGGGGGAGAGTGAAGTAGCGGCATTTTGAAGGAGATCGCTGGCCTGCGTCAATGCTATAAATTTTGCTTTCGTAGGCATAGGGAAACGTGAGGAATTGTCGTGGTTTCACTCGGCAGCGGCTGCTTCACCCTCCCCCAAACGCAGTTTGCGGGGGAGGGTCGAACGAGCGCAGCAATGTTCGGGGAGGGGCGTTTTGCGAGTCAATCCGCGTTGGACGCCTCTGGCGTTCCCTCCCCGGAAAACTCGCTGAACGCTTGTTTTTCGACCCTCCCAGCTTCGCCGGGCGGGTGCAGGTTGGTATTACTTCACCCTCTCCCAAACGCAGTTTGCGGGGGAGGGTCGAACGAGCGTAGCGATGTTTGGGGAGGAGCGTTTTACGAGTCAATCCGCGTTGGACGCCTCTGGCGTTCCCTCCCCGGAAAACTTGCTAGACGCTTGTTTTCCGACCCTCCCAGCTTCGCCGGGCGGGTGCAGTTAGCAAATCATTTCACCCTCCCCCAAACGTAGTTTGCGGGGGAGGGTCGAACGAGCGCAGCCATGTTCGGGGAGGGGAGTTTTGCGAGTCAATCCGCGTTGGACGCCTCTGGCGTTCCCTCCCCGGAAAACTTGCTAGACGCACGTTTTCCGACCCTCCCAGCTTCGCCGGGCGGGTGCAGGTTGTGGTTGGCAAATGTCACCAGGCCCCGCGGATACCATTGCCTGTTACCGGAAACGACAAAAGGCGACCCCGTGGAGGGTCGCCTTTTGCGAGCGTATCGATTGCGTGGGCAGATTGCTTAAGGACTAGGCGCCGAATTCGACGCGGCGTGGGCCCAGTTGTTGCTGTAGGCGGGCAACAATGCTGCTGTGCATCTGGCTGACGCGACTTTCCGAAAGGTCCAGCGTCGCGCCGATCTCTTTCATCGTCAGCTCTTCATAATAATACAGAATGATGATCAGACGCTCGTTGCGGTTGAGCCCCTTGGTGACCAAACGCATCAGGTCGTTCTTTTGCACACGACGCGTTGGGTCTTCACCCTTCTTGTCTTCGAGGACGTCGATTTCGCGAACGTCTTTGTAGCTGTCGGTCTCGTACCATTTCTTGTTCAGACTGACCAAACCGACGGCGTTGGCTTCCTGCTGCCACTTTTCCACTTCGGGAACGGTGATCTGCATGAACTCCGACAGTTCTTGAACGGTTGGAGCACGACCGTGCTTTTCGTTCAATTTCTTGTTCGCTTCGTTCAACTTGCTCGCTTTGCTGCGAACCAAACGAGGAACCCAGTCCATCGAACGGAGTTCATCGAGCATCGCACCGCGAATACGCGGAACGCAGTAGGTTTCAAACTTGACACCGCGGGAGCGGTCGAACGCATCGATCGCGTCCAGCAAGCCGAAGATACCTGCGCTGATCAGGTCGTCCAGTTCCACGCCTTCGGGCAACCGCTGCCAGATGCGTTCGCCGTTGTAGCGAACCAAAGGCATGTAGTTTTCAACCAGGCGGTTTCGCAGGTACTCATCGCGCACCTCCGGATTTGCCTTGTATTGGTCCCAAATCTCTTGGATTTCTTCTAATTCAGCTGCCGTCTTCGTTGCCATCCAAATCCTCCGTGATCTTCACCGGCACGTTTTCATATGAACCTCTCTCCGCTGCTAGCATCCATGCCGCTGACGAAAAGAAATTCAGTTTGCCCACAAACGCTATGACGTGCGGGAATTTTGTTTATCGGCTTCCATTTCGTTGAAGTGCTCAATCACCTCAGCCAAACGTTGCCTAAATCGAACTTCCACTGTTTGACATATCACTTGGTCCGCGATCGCACCGATGATGTAACCGACACCACTGGCCACGACCATACCAAACAGCCCTAACGTTACGACAGACGAAAGATCGTCGCTGTTGATAGCACCTCGTAAGGCGATCAGTCCGAGAGCCATCGCTCCGAGCGAAACCGCATACGATCGAGCCACCAGGTGGATCCTCCGACACCAAACGTCAAAGCTGTGCGATACATTCCCACAGGGGAAAGGTCGCCGCTTTACTGGTATCGTCCACATCGCGTTCACTTGTTCAGTCCGTTCGATCAGATTCTAAAAATTTTATTTTAGTGCGGGCGAGTTAAATCCGACTCTCGGAAGTTTTTGCTCGCCTATGGCATCTTTTTTGCGTAGTTTTCTAGTTTGATGGCAAGAGCAAATTGCGCGATTGCGTAGATTTTGTTGCCAACGTTGAGCCCTTTAAATTCGCCTGGCTGGCGCCACTTGCGCGATCATCCGGCGGCGGCAGCATGTCGCCGTCGGAAGTCTGCGGCGGCAGCGGAGAAGCGTCATCATTTGTTTCGTTTGGTTCGCCGCTTCGCAAGCCGAGAGCCAGGTCGACCAAGCGGCTTGGTTGCGGCAGATCGATGTCGTCGGGAACGTTTTGTCCCGTCGTGACGTAGCTGATCGGGGGAACGCCCGGGCCAGCAAACCGCATCAGATCGGGCTGCTGTTGGACTTCATCTAACTTGGAAACGATCACCGCACCGGGACACAGGACCGCAAAGTTTTCGATCGCCGATTCGATCGCCGACCGCGACGACGTGGCAGACAATACTAAATGAGTTTCTTGGGGCTGGGCATGAGCCAGCAGTTTTCGGGTGACTTCCAGTTGTTGGATGTCGCGCGGGCTGCGACCCACGGTATCGATCAGGATCAGATCGACATCGCTCAGCCGAGCGATCGCCGCTCGCATTTCGTCCGCTCCCGAAACGACTTCCATCGGCAGCTGCATGACCTGAGCATATTTATGCAGTTGGTCGACCGCGGCGATGCGGAAGGTGTCGATCGTGATCAGACCGACGTTCCGTTTTTCCAGCAGCCGGAATCCGGCGGCTAGCTTGGCGATCGTTGTTGTTTTGCCAACGCCCGTGGGGCCGACTAGAGCGACGATCCGTTGTCCCTCTTGGGGAACATCGATCGGGCCGGTCGTGCGAAATCGTTTGCGGAGCGCTTGTCGCAGCACGGGGATCAGATCCTCGTCGGCCGTTGCGTCGTCGATCGGCGACTGGCTGGCGATGTATTCGGCGCTGGCCGAATCGAGTCCTTGAGCGATCAAGGCTTGGGCGACCCGCGAATTCGATTGGCTTGCGGGTGCGGTCGCTGGCGTTGGTGCGGGTGCGGTCGTCTTCGACTGTTCTAATGCCTGAACGACCTGCGATAGCCGATTGACTTGTTCGGTTAAGTGTTGAACTTGTGGCGAGGTGGTCTGCGCCGCGGGTGCAGGCGTTGGCGGCGAATCGATCCGGCGAGCTGCTGGCGGGCTGGATGTTCGCTGGTTGACGACCGGTTTGGGTTTCAAGCCGGCGGTGACTTCGACGTGCGATTTACCAAGCAGTCCAAAGATGCCGCGATGGACGTCGCGCGTATGCAGAACCGTCGCGTCGCTACCCATCTGACGACGGATCTCGGCGAGCGCTTCCTGCAGCGTCGGGGCTTGGAAAGTGCGAATGTGCATCGTCGGTTACTCCTCGTACGGCTGGCCGAGGCGTCTGTTCGCTGTGTGGAATTGTGTACGTGTCATTTTAAAAATCGAAGCGATTCGGTTAGCCCTGGGCCTTTGGGTCGGTCGGTTTTTCTTTCGCCGGCGGATCGGTGACAAGGCCGATCGATTCGATTGCTGTGTCTTGAGTGATCTCGTTGTACGAAAGGATGTGGATACGAGGCAACGACGAATTTGTCAATTGCTTCAGACCGGGGCGAATTCGTGGGCTGACCAAGACCACCGGCGGATGCCCCGCCGCGGTCAACTTCTTCAGTTCCTCACCCAATCGGTTGCAGGTGACGTCGACGGCCGCAGGGGACATGCGAATGAACAGGCCGCGATCGTTGTGTTCGATCCCCGCGGCGATCCGATCTTCCAGCGCCGGATCCATCGTCACGACGTGCAGTCGACTGTGTTCGTCTCGATATCGCGTGCTGATCGTTCGCGCCAAGCGATGGCGAACGTATTCGGTCAGCCAAACAGGGTCTTTGGTTTTGGGAGCGTAATCGCCGAGGGTCTCGAGGATCGTGGAGAGCTGGCGGATCGGGATGTCTTCGCGAAGCAGCATCTGCAGCACCTGCTGCACCTCGGCCAGCTTCATCACGCCGGGGACCAATTCGTCGACAACTGTCGGAGCCGACTTTTGCAATTCGTCGATCAGGTGTTTGGTCGCATCGCGTGACAGAAGTTCTTCGGCGTGGCGTTTGGCGATCATCTTTAGATGCGTCGTGATCACGCTGCCCGGTTCGGCGATTCGATATCCGTAGATCATCGCTTGTTCGCGACGCGTTGGATCGATCCAGACCGCGGGCTGGTTGTACATCGGGTCGCGCGTCTGTTGCCCTTCGATCGCTCCGGTCGTCATCCCTTGATCCATCGCCAGCAGATGCCCGGGTTGGACCATTCCGTTGGCGACTGGATTCCCGGCGATGCGGATCTCGTATTTGTAGTCGGGCATGTTGCGATTGTCGCGAACGCGGACCTTCGGCAGGATGATGCCGATGTCCGACGCGATCTGGTTGCGGATGCCGCTGATCCGCTCCATCAAGTCGCCTCCCTTGGCGGGACTGGCCAGTGGGATCAGTTCCAGTCCCAGGTTGACCTCCATTGGATCGATCGCCAGTCGATCTTCGACGCGCGGTTCTTCGGGGGCCGCTTTGGCGGCGGCTTCGTCGGCCGATTGCTGCTGTTGGCGATTCTCTTTATCGATCGCCGAGCGGTTCATGACGACGGCTAGTCCGATACATCCGAGCCCGATCGTGGCCATCGGCAGGGTCGGCAGATTGGTCATCAACATGATGAACAAGAACGCGCCGGCGACTGTTAAAACGCGGGGATTACTGAACAGCTGGGTCAGGAACTCGACCGGCAGATTCGATTTTTGTGTGCTTCGCGTGACCAACAACGCCGCGGCCAACGAGATCAGCAGCGCGGGAACTTGGCTGACCAGACCATCGCCGATCGTCAATTTGGTAAAGAGCGCCGCCGCATCCGACAGGCTCATCCCCGCCTGCACGATACCGACATACAGACCGCCGATCACGTTGATCACGGTGATGATAATGCCGGCGATCGCATCGCCGCGGACGAACTTATTGGCACCGTCCATCGCACCGTAGAAGTCGGCTTGATTGGTGACGTCCAGCCGCCGTTGTTGAGCTTCTTTTTCGTCGATGATCCCCGCACTCAGATCGGCGTCGATCGCCATCTGTTTACCTGGCATCCCGTCCAATGCAAAACGGGCGGCGACTTCACTGATCCGGGTCGAACCCTTGGTGATCACGACAAATTGGATCACGACGATGATCACAAAGATGATCAACCCAACCTCGACTCGGTCACCCGAGACAAACTCGCCGAAACTCTGGATCACGCCGCCAGCGGCTTCCATCTGCCGATCCCCCGCTCCGGTCAAAATCAACCGAGTGGTGGCAACATTTAGCACCAAGCGAGCTAGTGTTGTAGCTAATAAGAGGGACGGGAAGACGCTGAACTCCAGCGGACTGGGGACATAGACGGTGGTCAGCAGCACGATCACCGCGATCGTGATGTTCGCCGACAGCAGGATATCCATCAGCCCCGGCGGCAGCGGAACCAAAATAACTACCAAAGAGCCAATGATGCCCAGAGGTAGGATGAGGTCTCGGTAGCGAAGCAGCAGGTTCATGAATCGATTGATCGCAAACTTGGGTTCTATCGATGCCCCATTGGACTGGACTAGGAATTTTCCTGGTCGAATGACAGTCGCGAGGCGGCAGGAGAGTAGCCAATCGCTTGCCTAGGGTCCAGATCGTTTGTGATGGATTCGCGCAAGTTGTCTGAAGACAATGGTTTGCGTGTTTTGCGATGCGGTTAGAGCCGCACGTCCAAAAGAAGTTCAAAGAATTTTGTCGATTCTTTGTCGCTTTTTCACGCCTCAACGCATTAGTGAAATAGCAAGCCAAGTTTTTAATAAATTGAACTCTCCCGATTGGGGGGGCATTCAGACAGGTTGACCCACATGTCCGCAAGAATCAATTCATTGACGACTGGTCCCGACCGGGGCATCGCAGATCGCAAGCAGCAATTGGCTCAAGCCTTTATCGATTGCCTGCACACCGGGGACGATACGGCCCATTTTTCCGATCTGGAACAGGGCTCCACCGTCTCGGTTCCGCAGAACCTATCGCACCCAAGCCTGTTTGATGGTCCAGCGATTCCCGCTTTCGAGGCAGGCGAGCAATTTGGCCCATTCACGATCCAACGCGTTTTGGGCAGCGGTGGGGTAGCCCACGTTTACGCAGCGACCGACGACAGCGGTGAACAGTTCGCGCTGAAGGTTCCGCGGATCGCCAGTCCTTGGATCAACGATCTGATGGGGCGTGAGTTTCGTATTGCGCGGACGGTCACCGACAGCAGTCTGGTCGCAATGCGAGCATTGCACCAAATAGACGATGTCCACGTGATCGCTCAGGAAATGATTGTCGGTTCATCGATCGACGCTTGGGTTCGACAAGGGACTCCCGTTGGGCAGTTGCCCGATTTGAATCGCGTTTGTCAGGCGATCGCTCAACTGGCGAGAACGCTCGATATCTTGCACAAACAAAACTTTGTCCACCGGGATATCAAACCCAATAACATCCTGATCGATGCTTCGGGACAGCTGAAGTTGATCGATTTTGGAATGGCTACGCGGATCCGGACGCTGGGCAATTGGAGCAATCCCGAATTGCAATTGGGCACGTTCCGGTACGTTGCGCCCGAGGTCGCCATGGGATGCTGTCAAACGACAGCTTCGGACATTTACAGCCTGGGGCGTGTTTTGTTTTATCTGTTGGCGGGACGCTTGCCCTGCTTGGATCTTCCAATTCAGCCCGATTGGTCGAACGCCCGGATCGCAGCGCAGTTGACAGAACAGTTGCCGCATGGCACGCCCAGCGATCTGGTTAATCTGTGTATCGGAACCAATGCGTTTGATCCCGAACATCGTCCCACCGCGGAAGCGATTTTGGACTACTTGCAGCCCGGTGCGGTGAAGTTCGAATCGGAACCGTCCGAACCGGTGGCCGATTTGCGTCGCGAGCTTCGCAAACGCGTCAAAGCGAGTTCATCGCAAAACGGTTTGATCGTGATGGCGATGCAAGATACGGGACAGGCTTCTCTTGGGGATGCGATGGATGCGATCTCCGGCGACGAAAACTATTTGGTGCTCAAGGGGCAAACCAGCGCCGACGAACATCTGCGCCATCGGGCGATCAATCCGATCGTCAGCGAATTGGGGCAGTGGTTACAAAATTTGGGTCCGTCGTTGCGTAGTGCCTGGCCACTGCTGCACGATTCGCCCGCGATCGGCGACTGGCCGATCTTGGGGATCCTCGCCTCCGCACACACACGCTTCGCTCAGGCCACCTCTCTCAACGGGGCGAGAGAGACTGGCCTGAGCGATTTAGCGTGGTTGTTCCAATCGCTGACCGAAGACCGCGCGATCGTGCTGTGCATCGAACATCTGCAACATGCCGATGCCGCCAGTTGGCGGATCTTGCGTCAACTGCAGACCGTCGCACAGAACCACCGCTTGATTATCTTTGCTTCGGTCGATGCCAACGATGCGGCGGCGATGGACCAACTTGGTTCATTGGTCTCCTCGGACAGAATCCACACGTTGTAGTGTGGGTTGAATCGTTGCGAGAAACGGTGATCGGACGCTTGGCAATCCCTGCGCGAAAGCGTTGAATTGCTGTCTGCCGCCGGGAACCCCCGTTCATTTCACATCGGTTGATGTGCAACTTCTCAGCCGGCTGCTGGTTTGGCATCTACCCGGCAACGCGATCCTACCGATAGCAAATTGCACGGCTGTTGGGGCGAATTCGCCGAATCGCAGGTACTTGATTCCCCGGGGCGAGTCTGCCTGAACCGCTTTTCTTAGAGGTCGTCCGCTGGGCAGTCCACCAACCGAGATCAGTTGTGGCTGACCAGGTACAGTTGGCTGTTACGCAACAGCGAGCCTTTTTCGAAGTCGATGTTTTTCAGCGCGACGGCGTATTCGGTCTTGGCGGTGAAGTAGCGAGTCTGGGCGTCGCTGAGTCGACGTTGAGCATCCAACAGTTGTTCCAGATTGACCGGCAATCCTGCGCGGCGGTTCGCCTCGAGCGCTTCGACGGCATCGGCTGCGGCGAGGAAGCGGTTCATGTTGGTTTGGGTCTGCTGGAACGCGCGATCCGCTTCGGCCACCATCGCCGCCAAATCGTGGGTCACGCGCCGCGATTGTTCGGTCAGCACGGCTTGTTCGCGGGCCAAATGCAGTTTCGCGTTTTGCACCGCAGCATGTGCCTGGCGGAACCCAACCGGCAGCGACAATTCGAAACCGGCTTCCC
Above is a genomic segment from Rosistilla ulvae containing:
- a CDS encoding cytochrome c3 family protein yields the protein MRQSDQPLPQPPRDDRPGDNWVCGWSDAGTPCQHGPSGKGDCPALSACRPTANGDSWSCNRPACLGGKCDSGPNEEGVCGLKPTPCTPKRSWKAKRRVATSLCFLTAVSMILISLGGRWRTEAFAPGGLIQPHAQILGGELKSDRCASCHPAAKGSLSSWFFSAGDAHENVTQTQLCMDCHHNTIDRSLARNAHNLSTEQLQLVSLSQTEHKSSWHAMLPGAAVANDDIACATCHREHHGSHQNLSALTSEQCQTCHKNQFSSFTHGHPQWTDWPYGRGGKIAFNHASHAGKHFAQENETFDCNRCHQPTADHELGRTASFEVACASCHDKSLEVGIAEGFAIVQFPMLDTEAMTRGGHPAGSWPADATGIFDGKIPPVVRLLLRSDPEVATALERLPANGDLSRLDSNAANDLADAKNIAAGVRRLMNEMADTGYDAIAKRLSLATGLDEQTTGQLAAKLSPQLIEAACKNWLPEESPMVVIPPTLRAMQIRLVADWEIVPENPLRIQLAVPRPELPVEQIAQIPSVPETEAPEAMLQPAAPPTLEVPSLSGPASDPLTDPLAEPLNDPLADPLSDPLSDPLAGAAPAKPAPARPKRFDASKRLPAGGWYSDSLRLAVRYRPSGHADQMLVALVGLANSAKSMHPSDYEAIMSMQTVKACTSCHQTARANSLASWRAAPEQGPSKTFTRFSHRPHMNLPMLMDCKYCHQVAGKPDENAVQNVSTGEPHPGHDFDPLTLDACAKCHTAQAAGDQCTKCHLYHVDSKQFAIEKLAEMLASPKPLP
- a CDS encoding 4Fe-4S dicluster domain-containing protein, translated to MGTTSTVEIRRPQRWDQPFDPDMLERDVQWLSSLPPFSEMDKSAFPANTPLDGVLRNDCRIRKVQPGEVIVREGDYGNSAFLVLAGSVRVVLGQLPPQSLGRTTAKQKSWFSAISALWKQPQFPEVRTVDQITPGGSSRVQQHGDTASIFLQDFDGVVTHERTLQIGPGEMFGEVAAMYRAPRTATVVADSHATLVEVRWQGLRLLRRDRVLAQQLEQNYRTNWLMIHLRETPLFRFLPENCLQKVADATLLRSFGRLEWHSDYRRTRKLKPVEQIESEPLVAMEGHLPTDLLLIRSGFARVCSRYGEGHRTLAYLGKGHMFGLREIVHNTYRDSNQAPVTLQESLRAVGFVDTLHIPIEVVAEYVLPYIRRTELPDPISRDDQQARARHDIASQVPTGMLEFIVQERLNNGRQAMVIDLNACTRCDDCVKACATTHDGNPRFTRSGPTNDGIQFTQACMHCADPVCMIGCPTGAISRHSETGTVSVHENICIGCGTCAASCPYENIQMRTMRDPKGRMYFDESAGLPIMKATKCDLCQSQPSGPACQNACPHDALVRIDLGNLEDLSDWISRRR
- a CDS encoding FliA/WhiG family RNA polymerase sigma factor, with protein sequence MATKTAAELEEIQEIWDQYKANPEVRDEYLRNRLVENYMPLVRYNGERIWQRLPEGVELDDLISAGIFGLLDAIDAFDRSRGVKFETYCVPRIRGAMLDELRSMDWVPRLVRSKASKLNEANKKLNEKHGRAPTVQELSEFMQITVPEVEKWQQEANAVGLVSLNKKWYETDSYKDVREIDVLEDKKGEDPTRRVQKNDLMRLVTKGLNRNERLIIILYYYEELTMKEIGATLDLSESRVSQMHSSIVARLQQQLGPRRVEFGA
- the flhF gene encoding flagellar biosynthesis protein FlhF; this encodes MHIRTFQAPTLQEALAEIRRQMGSDATVLHTRDVHRGIFGLLGKSHVEVTAGLKPKPVVNQRTSSPPAARRIDSPPTPAPAAQTTSPQVQHLTEQVNRLSQVVQALEQSKTTAPAPTPATAPASQSNSRVAQALIAQGLDSASAEYIASQSPIDDATADEDLIPVLRQALRKRFRTTGPIDVPQEGQRIVALVGPTGVGKTTTIAKLAAGFRLLEKRNVGLITIDTFRIAAVDQLHKYAQVMQLPMEVVSGADEMRAAIARLSDVDLILIDTVGRSPRDIQQLEVTRKLLAHAQPQETHLVLSATSSRSAIESAIENFAVLCPGAVIVSKLDEVQQQPDLMRFAGPGVPPISYVTTGQNVPDDIDLPQPSRLVDLALGLRSGEPNETNDDASPLPPQTSDGDMLPPPDDRASGASQANLKGSTLATKSTQSRNLLLPSN
- the flhA gene encoding flagellar biosynthesis protein FlhA, with translation MNLLLRYRDLILPLGIIGSLVVILVPLPPGLMDILLSANITIAVIVLLTTVYVPSPLEFSVFPSLLLATTLARLVLNVATTRLILTGAGDRQMEAAGGVIQSFGEFVSGDRVEVGLIIFVIIVVIQFVVITKGSTRISEVAARFALDGMPGKQMAIDADLSAGIIDEKEAQQRRLDVTNQADFYGAMDGANKFVRGDAIAGIIITVINVIGGLYVGIVQAGMSLSDAAALFTKLTIGDGLVSQVPALLISLAAALLVTRSTQKSNLPVEFLTQLFSNPRVLTVAGAFLFIMLMTNLPTLPMATIGLGCIGLAVVMNRSAIDKENRQQQQSADEAAAKAAPEEPRVEDRLAIDPMEVNLGLELIPLASPAKGGDLMERISGIRNQIASDIGIILPKVRVRDNRNMPDYKYEIRIAGNPVANGMVQPGHLLAMDQGMTTGAIEGQQTRDPMYNQPAVWIDPTRREQAMIYGYRIAEPGSVITTHLKMIAKRHAEELLSRDATKHLIDELQKSAPTVVDELVPGVMKLAEVQQVLQMLLREDIPIRQLSTILETLGDYAPKTKDPVWLTEYVRHRLARTISTRYRDEHSRLHVVTMDPALEDRIAAGIEHNDRGLFIRMSPAAVDVTCNRLGEELKKLTAAGHPPVVLVSPRIRPGLKQLTNSSLPRIHILSYNEITQDTAIESIGLVTDPPAKEKPTDPKAQG